One Natronorubrum halophilum genomic window, CGCGCGCCTCTTGATCGAGGCGCGCGCTCGAGCCGGCCACTGTGGACGATCGATCTATGGAACAGACACGGGGAATCCAACTGGGACAGGACCGCGGCAAATGCAGATGGGACGGTCTTTAGCTGCTGTCCGACGAAACGAACGCTTCGCCGTCGGTCTCGGTCGACTCGGTGGCATTCCATCGTTCGTCGTGGACGAGCGGTTCCACCTCGAGTCGGTCACGCCATCCCTCCTGTTGGAGCACAGGTTCGTCCGGAAAGCCGCCCTCCGGGTAGCCGAGACAGAGATACGCGACCGGCTTGACGTGTGGCGGGATGCCGAGTACCTCCTGGACCTCGTAGGGATAGAGCACGCTCACCCACCCGACGCCGACGCCCTCCGCTCGCGCGGCCAGCCAGAGGTTCTGCACTGCGAGACAGGTCGAGTAGACGTCCGTCCGCTGCATCGAACTCCGACCGAGGACGTGGGGCGCGCCCCGCGTCGGATCGCAAGTCACGCAGATGTTGACCGGTGACTCGCGGATCCCCTCGAGCTTTAACGCGGCGAACGTGGACTTCCGTGGCTCCGCGTAGCCTTCGCGGGCGGCCGCAATGGCGCGGTCGGCGATTTCGGCGATCTCGGTTTTCGTCCCCTCGTCCCGAACGACCACGAGGTCCCACGGTTGCGAGAACCCGACGCTCGGAGCGTGGTGGGCGGCCCGAACGAGTCGCTCGAGGACGTCCCCGGGGATCGGATCGCCCCGAAATCGACGGATGTCGCGGCGGGCGTAGATCGTCTTGTAAACCGCATCTCGCTCTTCCGCGGTGAATGAAGTCACTGTTTCAGCAGTGAAACCAAAATTGGATAAAGATAGTGATCGGATACTCGCAAAAACCGACGACGGTGCAGCCACCGGACACGACACCCGCGGTAGCTGGCGAAGTCGGTAAAACCGGACGTCGGAGCCGACGAGGCCACGTCGCCTGGGAGGGGGCGTTAGGAGTCGGTCTGCTCCGACAGGGTAAGGTACGGCGCGACGACTTCTCGGGAAACTGCTGATTTTACGAGTTCCGTCTCTTCGTCGTACTCGACGAGGTCTGCATCGGTCAGGTGTGGTAGGTGATTGTGATAGAGATCGACCAGGACCCGTTCGTACCAGTCGTACGACGGCTCTCCCTCTTTGAGCGCGATGAACTCGGCGAGATCGCCGAGGGGAATCGCAACTGGCTTCTGC contains:
- the bluB gene encoding 5,6-dimethylbenzimidazole synthase, whose protein sequence is MTSFTAEERDAVYKTIYARRDIRRFRGDPIPGDVLERLVRAAHHAPSVGFSQPWDLVVVRDEGTKTEIAEIADRAIAAAREGYAEPRKSTFAALKLEGIRESPVNICVTCDPTRGAPHVLGRSSMQRTDVYSTCLAVQNLWLAARAEGVGVGWVSVLYPYEVQEVLGIPPHVKPVAYLCLGYPEGGFPDEPVLQQEGWRDRLEVEPLVHDERWNATESTETDGEAFVSSDSS
- a CDS encoding DUF7344 domain-containing protein, whose amino-acid sequence is MTPETRIPDDGEQYSSEITSTTLFAAFSAARRKHALAYLTQKPVAIPLGDLAEFIALKEGEPSYDWYERVLVDLYHNHLPHLTDADLVEYDEETELVKSAVSREVVAPYLTLSEQTDS